Proteins found in one Sesamum indicum cultivar Zhongzhi No. 13 unplaced genomic scaffold, S_indicum_v1.0 scaffold00435, whole genome shotgun sequence genomic segment:
- the LOC105180233 gene encoding adenosylhomocysteinase-like, giving the protein MALLVEKTTSGREYKVKDMSQADFGRLEIELAEVEMPGLMSCRTEFGASQPFKGAKITGSLHMTIQTAVLIETLTALGAEVRWCSCNIFSTQDHAAAAIARDSAAVFAWKGETLQEYWWCTERALDWGPDGGPDLIVDDGGDATLLIHEGVKAEEEYAKSGKMPDPTSTDNAEFQIVLTIIRDGLKVDPKKYTKMKERLVGVSEETTTGVKRLYQMQANGSLLFPAINVNDSVTKSKFDNLYGCRHSLPDGLMRATDVMIAGKVGVVCGYGDVGKGCAAALKQAGARVIVTEIDPICALQALMEGYQVLTLEDVVSEADIFVTTTGNKDIIMVGHMRKMKNNAIICNIGHFDNEIDMQGLETYPGVKRITIKPQTDRWVFPDTKTGIIVLAEGRLMNLGCATGHPSFVMSCSFTNQVIAQLELWNERKSGKYEKKVYVLPKHLDEKVAALHLGKLGARLTKLSKDQADYISVPIEGPYKPPHYRY; this is encoded by the exons ATGGCGCTTCTCGTTGAGAAGACTACCTCCGGCCGCGAATACAAGGTCAAGGACATGTCCCAGGCGGATTTCGGCCGTCTCGAGATCGAGCTTGCTGAGGTCGAAATGCCGGGGCTGATGTCCTGCAGGACCGAGTTCGGGGCCTCCCAACCCTTCAAAGGCGCCAAGATCACTGGCAGCCTTCACATGACAATTCAAACCGCCGTCTTGATCGAAACTTTAACCGCCTTGGGCGCTGAAGTAAGATGGTGCTCTTGCAACATTTTCTCCACACAGGACCACGCCGCCGCTGCTATTGCTCGCGACAGTGCCGCCGTTTTCGCGTGGAAGGGTGAGACACTGCAGGAGTACTGGTGGTGCACTGAGCGGGCCCTCGACTGGGGTCCCGACGGTGGTCCCGATTTGATTGTGGACGACGGTGGTGATGCTACTTTGTTGATCCATGAGGGTGTGAAAGCTGAGGAGGAGTACGCCAAGTCCGGCAAGATGCCCGATCCCACTTCTACTGACAATGCTGAATTCCAGATTGTACTGACTATAATCAGAGATGGGTTGAAGGTTGACCCTAAGAAGTACACAAAGATGAAGGAAAGATTGGTTGGCGTTTCTGAGGAGACCACCACTGGTGTGAAGAGGTTGTACCAGATGCAGGCTAATGGCTCCCTGCTTTTCCCTGCAATTAATGTGAATGATTCTGTCACCAAGAGCAAG TTTGATAACTTGTATGGGTGCCGCCACTCTCTGCCCGATGGACTGATGAGGGCCACCGATGTGATGATTGCTGGAAAGGTCGGTGTTGTTTGCGGTTATGGTGATGTTGGGAAGGGTTGTGCTGCTGCCTTGAAACAAGCCGGTGCCCGTGTGATTGTGACTGAGATCGATCCCATCTGTGCCCTTCAAGCCCTCATGGAAGGCTACCAAGTCCTCACCCTCGAGGATGTCGTCTCCGAAGCTGATATCTTTGTCACCACCACTGGTAACAAGGACATTATCATGGTTGGCCAcatgaggaagatgaagaacaACGCCATCATCTGCAATATTGGTCACTTTGACAATGAAATCGATATGCAGGGTCTTGAGACCTACCCTGGTGTGAAGAGAATCACCATCAAGCCTCAAACCGACAGATGGGTGTTCCCAGACACAAAAACAGGCATCATTGTCTTGGCCGAGGGTCGTTTGATGAACTTGGGCTGTGCCACCGGCCACCCTAGTTTCGTCATGTCGTGCTCGTTCACCAACCAAGTTATTGCCCAACTTGAGCTCTGGAACGAGAGGAAGTCGGGCAAATATGAGAAGAAGGTCTATGTGTTGCCCAAGCACCTTGATGAGAAGGTTGCAGCCCTCCACCTGGGCAAACTTGGTGCAAGGCTCACCAAGCTCTCCAAGGACCAGGCCGACTACATTAGCGTCCCAATTGAGGGTCCTTACAAGCCTCCTCACTACAGGTACTAA